A DNA window from Drosophila virilis strain 15010-1051.87 chromosome 4, Dvir_AGI_RSII-ME, whole genome shotgun sequence contains the following coding sequences:
- the LOC26530375 gene encoding uncharacterized protein, with the protein MRTPDTKAKLLNNLSLSKHLSSKKGSRTSNCGNRLEFAVLTHLTNVP; encoded by the exons ATGAGGACACCGGACACCAAAGCGaagcttttaaataatttaag CCTCTCCAAGCATCTCTCCTCTAAAAAGGGATCTCGCACCAGCAACTGCGGCAATCGTCTGGAATTTGCCGTGCTAACGCATCTAACCAACGTGCCCTGA
- the LOC6628781 gene encoding uncharacterized protein — MVHQTRTASKAIPAKHLSPMRSTDMQLGKYAVSTSPADSFLRNTRLNVNATGTGNGTGSANTAAYKYNNMVNNNREQFNALHFC; from the coding sequence ATGGTCCATCAAACTCGCACCGCCAGCAAGGCCATCCCAGCCAAGCATTTGAGCCCCATGCGCAGCACGGATATGCAGCTCGGCAAATATGCCGTCTCTACAAGTCCTGCCGATAGTTTTTTGCGCAACACGAGGCTCAATGTGAATGCAACCGGAACTGGAAACGGAACCGGCTCTGCCAATACAGCTGCCtataaatacaacaatatGGTCAATAATAATCGGGAGCAGTTCAATGCACTGCACTTCTGCTAA